The Streptococcus sanguinis genome contains the following window.
CCGAGTAAACCAGAAATCATGACACCGCAATAACGCATGAGGTAAACATTGATTCCCAAGGTATCTGCAGCTTGCGGATGCTCTCCGACTGAGCGAAGACGCAGTCCAAATTTAGTCTTAAACATGACAAACCAAGCAAGGAAAGAGAAAGCAATGGCAAGATAACCAACCAAGCTTGTATGCTTGAAGAAAATGTCTCCCAAGACTGGAATATCAGACAGGACAGGGAAATTAAATTTCCCGAATGAACGCTGAATATTATCCGTTTGTCCCTTGTTATAAATAGCTTTAACAAGGAAAATTGCCAAGGCTGGTGCCAGTAAGTTCAGCACTGTACCACTCACAACATGGTCCGCACGGAAGGTAATGGTCGCAACAGCATGGATAAGAGAGAAGACAACTCCGACCAAACCAGCAGCAAGCAATGACAGCCATGGAGTCGCGCTACCCAAACTCTTCTCGAAAGTCAAGTTAAAGAGAACGCCTGTAAAAGCTCCCATTACCATGATGCCTTCCAAGCCAACATTAACAACACCAGCGTGCTCAGAGTAGGCTCCGCCAATACTTGTGAAAATCAAGGGAGCCGCATAAATCAGCATAGATGATACTAATAAACCTAATACCGTTACAATATTCATCCTAGTTTCCCTCCTTCACTTTTTCAGCTTCCTGCCGACGATTTTTAAGGAAATCAAAGATCGTCATACCTGTCATACGCTCAATCAGATAGTGGGCGCTGACAAAGAAGATGATAGAAGCTGTTACGATGTTTACAAGCTCTGTTGGAATCTGAGCCACG
Protein-coding sequences here:
- a CDS encoding ABC transporter permease; its protein translation is MNIVTVLGLLVSSMLIYAAPLIFTSIGGAYSEHAGVVNVGLEGIMVMGAFTGVLFNLTFEKSLGSATPWLSLLAAGLVGVVFSLIHAVATITFRADHVVSGTVLNLLAPALAIFLVKAIYNKGQTDNIQRSFGKFNFPVLSDIPVLGDIFFKHTSLVGYLAIAFSFLAWFVMFKTKFGLRLRSVGEHPQAADTLGINVYLMRYCGVMISGLLGGIGGAIYAQSISVNFAVTTIVGPGFIALAAMIFGKWSPIGAMLASLFFGASQSLAVIGNQLPLLSSVPTVYLQIAPYVLTIVVLAAFFGKAVAPKADGINYIKSK